Proteins encoded in a region of the Salmo trutta chromosome 34, fSalTru1.1, whole genome shotgun sequence genome:
- the LOC115174016 gene encoding N-acetylneuraminate 9-O-acetyltransferase isoform X3 — protein MMHKYKNTEAKTCLADKRVAFVGDSRIRQLFYSYIQIIDAAQSADGRKHENIIFEDRSASVNVDFLWYAEVNNSLKERLISWRKDPSIKPDVVIIGAATWSIKLHGGSSEALQQYRANLTAISLPLEQLAEDGEVYWVLQDPVHEEGLSDNRKMITNEQLELYNKVVLSTLNSNKKNSKARVRFLGALRQAAMEAIAQSADGLHLPESTRNVAAMVLMNAVCNKVLRPTDGSCCQSLPAPSLLQKLMACVFLGSALVFLVLHALGHNRPWKSRPTPPDVESGEEKKPATAASPLNHKAPFQALSKMGLIMVYFYLCDRANVFMKEQKFYTHSTFFIPLIYMFVLGIFYSENSKETKLLNREQTDEWKGWMQLVILIYHISGASVFIPVYMHVRVLVAAYLFQTGYGHFSFFWLKGDFGLYRVCQVLFRLNFLVVVLCLVMDRPYQFYYFVPLVTFWFVVIYATMAMWPQIRQKKANGSGMWHVGILGKLLGLLLFICFFAYSQGLFENIFSVWPISKLFELNGSIHEWWFRWKLDRFAIIHGMLFAFVYLVLQKCQGLSEEKGEPLFSTRISNILLLISVVSFMTYSIWASSCKNKTECNELHPYISGLQILAFILIRNIPGYSRSLYSSFFAWFGKISLELFICQYHIWLAADTKGILVLIPGNPSLNIIISTFIFVCVAHEISVITNDLAQVAIPKDGGALLRRLLVAGVFTLGLLLVSRSAEGIQGGGH, from the exons ATGATGCACAAATACAAAAATAC TGAAGCAAAGACTTGCCTTGCTGACAAAAGGGTGGCCTTCGTTGGTGATTCTAGAATACGGCAGCTATTCTATTCATACATCCAAATAATCGATGCTGCACAAAGTGCAGATGGAAGAAAG CACGAGAACATTATCTTTGAAGACAGGAGCGCTTCAGTCAATGTG GACTTCCTGTGGTATGCAGAAGTGAATAACTCTCTGAAGGAGCGCTTGATATCATGGAGAAAG GATCCTTCTATAAAACCAGATGTCGTCATCATCGGAGCTGCCACT TGGTCCATCAAGTTGCATGGGGGCAGCAGCGAGGCGCTGCAGCAGTACAGGGCCAACCTCACAGCCATCTCCTTGCCTCTGGAACAGCTGGCTGAGGATGGGGAGGTCTACTGGGTCTTACAGG accctGTCCACGAGGAGGGTCTGAGTGACAACAGGAAGATGATCACTAACGAGCAGCTGGAGCTATACAACAAGGTGGTGCTCAGCACTCTGAACAGCAACAAGAAGAACTCCAAGGCCAGAGTCAGGTTCCTGGGCGCCTTGCGCCAAGCTGCCATGGAAGCCATCGCCCAATCAGCTGACGGCCTGCACCTTCCTGAGAGCACCCGGAACGTG GCTGCCATGGTGCTGATGAACGCTGTGTGCAACAAGGTCCTGCGGCCCACCGACGGCTCCTGCTGCCAGTCCCTGCCGGCCCCCAGCCTCCTCCAGAAACTGATGGCCTGCGTCTTCCTGGGCTCAGCCCTGGTCTTTCTGGTGCTCCATGCTCTGGGCCACAACAG GCCCTGGAAGTCCCGGCCCACGCCCCCCGACGTGGAGAGTGGCGAAGAGAAAAAGCCGGCCACGGCAGCATCTCCACTCAACCACAAGGCTCCATTCCAGGCCCTGTCGAAGATGGGCCTCATCATGGTCTACTTCTACCTGTGTGACCGGGCCAACGTTTTTATGAAGGAGCAGAAGTTCTACACCCACTCCACCTTCTTCATCCCACTCATCTATATGTTTGTCCTGGGGATCTTCTACAGTGAGAACAGCAAGGAG ACCAAGCTGCTGAACAGAGAGCAGACTGACGAGTGGAAGGGCTGGATGCAGCTGGTCATCCTCATCTACCACATATCTGGAGCCAGCGTT TTCATCCCCGTGTACATGCATGTCCGTGTCCTGGTAGCAGCATACCTCTTCCAGACAGGATACGGACACTTCTCCTTCTTCTGGCTCAAAGGGGACTTTGGATTATACAGAGTGTGCCAG GTCCTGTTCCGTCTCAACTTCCTGGTGGTGGTGCTGTGTCTAGTGATGGACCGGCCGTACCAGTTCTACTACTTTGTGCCCCTGGTCACCTTCTGGTTCGTCGTCATCTACGCCACCATGGCCATGTGGCCCCAGATACGGCAGAAGAAAGCAAACG GTAGTGGGATGTGGCACGTTGGGATTCTAGGGAAGCTGCTTGGGCTACTCCTGTTCATCTGCTTCTTTGCTTATTCACAG GGGTTATTTGAGAACATTTTCTCAGTATGGCCCATCTCCAAGCTCTTTGAGCTGAATGGAAGCATTCATGAGTGGTGGTTTAGGTGGAAGCTGGATCGATTT GCCATTATCCACGGCATGCTGTTTGCCTTTGTCTACCTGGTACTACAGAAGTGCCAGGGCCTCTCCGAGGAGAAAGGAGAGCCTCTCTTCTCCACCAGGATCTCCAACATTCTACTCCTCATCTCTGTGGTCTCATTCATG ACCTACTCCATATGGGCCAGCAGCTGTAAAAACAAGACCGAGTGCAACGAGCTGCATCCCTACATCTCAGGGCTCCAG ATCCTAGCCTTCATCTTAATCAGGAACATTCCCGGTTACTCCCGCTCTTTATACAGCTCATTCTTCGCATGGTTCGGGAAGATCTCCTTAGAG CTGTTCATCTGCCAGTACCACATCTGGCTGGCGGCGGACACCAAGGGCATCCTGGTGCTGATCCCAGGCAACCCCTCGCTCAACATCATCATCAGCACCTTCATCTTTGTGTGCGTGGCCCACGAGATCTCCGTGATCACCAACGACCTGGCCCAGGTGGCCATCCCCAAGGACGGGGGCGCCCTGCTCAGGAGGTTGCTGGTCGCCGGGGTCTTCACCCTGGGCCTACTGCTGGTGTCCAGGAGCGCTGAAGGGATCCAGGGAGGAGGCCACTGA
- the LOC115174016 gene encoding N-acetylneuraminate 9-O-acetyltransferase isoform X2, which yields MMEDEKHMQVVAVAASEKPEPAMPHATTVAEFGVVDAPVCSAPYHSAASHLSACCHGGAKMAFLAYSLGKREINQYFSIKNAKLLSVAAVILLTLFHTVSRYYGGGDTCEWLLSSGRYLGETVWQPYGCMMHKYKNTEAKTCLADKRVAFVGDSRIRQLFYSYIQIIDAAQSADGRKHENIIFEDRSASVNVDFLWYAEVNNSLKERLISWRKDPSIKPDVVIIGAATWSIKLHGGSSEALQQYRANLTAISLPLEQLAEDGEVYWVLQDPVHEEGLSDNRKMITNEQLELYNKVVLSTLNSNKKNSKARVRFLGALRQAAMEAIAQSADGLHLPESTRNVAAMVLMNAVCNKVLRPTDGSCCQSLPAPSLLQKLMACVFLGSALVFLVLHALGHNRPWKSRPTPPDVESGEEKKPATAASPLNHKAPFQALSKMGLIMVYFYLCDRANVFMKEQKFYTHSTFFIPLIYMFVLGIFYSENSKETKLLNREQTDEWKGWMQLVILIYHISGASVVLFRLNFLVVVLCLVMDRPYQFYYFVPLVTFWFVVIYATMAMWPQIRQKKANGSGMWHVGILGKLLGLLLFICFFAYSQGLFENIFSVWPISKLFELNGSIHEWWFRWKLDRFAIIHGMLFAFVYLVLQKCQGLSEEKGEPLFSTRISNILLLISVVSFMTYSIWASSCKNKTECNELHPYISGLQILAFILIRNIPGYSRSLYSSFFAWFGKISLELFICQYHIWLAADTKGILVLIPGNPSLNIIISTFIFVCVAHEISVITNDLAQVAIPKDGGALLRRLLVAGVFTLGLLLVSRSAEGIQGGGH from the exons ATGATGGAAGATGAAAAGCATATGCAGGTGGTTGCAGTAGCAGCATCCGAGAAGCCCGAACCAGCCATGCCCCACGCAACAACAGTGGCGGAATTCGGAGTCGTGGACGCGCCggtgtgctcagccccctaccACTCCGCTGCATCTCATCTGTCTGCTTGTTGTCATGGAGGAGCCAAGATGGCGTTCCTGGCCTATAGCCTAGGCAAACGGGAAATAAATCAGTATTTTAGCATTAAAAATGCTAAATTATTATCCGTCGCTGCCGTCATTCTACTCACCTTGTTTCACACCGTTTCTCGGTATTATGGAG GCGGAGACACATGTGAGTGGCTGCTGTCCAGTGGGCGGTACCTGGGAGAGACCGTATGGCAGCCCTATGGCTGTATGATGCACAAATACAAAAATAC TGAAGCAAAGACTTGCCTTGCTGACAAAAGGGTGGCCTTCGTTGGTGATTCTAGAATACGGCAGCTATTCTATTCATACATCCAAATAATCGATGCTGCACAAAGTGCAGATGGAAGAAAG CACGAGAACATTATCTTTGAAGACAGGAGCGCTTCAGTCAATGTG GACTTCCTGTGGTATGCAGAAGTGAATAACTCTCTGAAGGAGCGCTTGATATCATGGAGAAAG GATCCTTCTATAAAACCAGATGTCGTCATCATCGGAGCTGCCACT TGGTCCATCAAGTTGCATGGGGGCAGCAGCGAGGCGCTGCAGCAGTACAGGGCCAACCTCACAGCCATCTCCTTGCCTCTGGAACAGCTGGCTGAGGATGGGGAGGTCTACTGGGTCTTACAGG accctGTCCACGAGGAGGGTCTGAGTGACAACAGGAAGATGATCACTAACGAGCAGCTGGAGCTATACAACAAGGTGGTGCTCAGCACTCTGAACAGCAACAAGAAGAACTCCAAGGCCAGAGTCAGGTTCCTGGGCGCCTTGCGCCAAGCTGCCATGGAAGCCATCGCCCAATCAGCTGACGGCCTGCACCTTCCTGAGAGCACCCGGAACGTG GCTGCCATGGTGCTGATGAACGCTGTGTGCAACAAGGTCCTGCGGCCCACCGACGGCTCCTGCTGCCAGTCCCTGCCGGCCCCCAGCCTCCTCCAGAAACTGATGGCCTGCGTCTTCCTGGGCTCAGCCCTGGTCTTTCTGGTGCTCCATGCTCTGGGCCACAACAG GCCCTGGAAGTCCCGGCCCACGCCCCCCGACGTGGAGAGTGGCGAAGAGAAAAAGCCGGCCACGGCAGCATCTCCACTCAACCACAAGGCTCCATTCCAGGCCCTGTCGAAGATGGGCCTCATCATGGTCTACTTCTACCTGTGTGACCGGGCCAACGTTTTTATGAAGGAGCAGAAGTTCTACACCCACTCCACCTTCTTCATCCCACTCATCTATATGTTTGTCCTGGGGATCTTCTACAGTGAGAACAGCAAGGAG ACCAAGCTGCTGAACAGAGAGCAGACTGACGAGTGGAAGGGCTGGATGCAGCTGGTCATCCTCATCTACCACATATCTGGAGCCAGCGTT GTCCTGTTCCGTCTCAACTTCCTGGTGGTGGTGCTGTGTCTAGTGATGGACCGGCCGTACCAGTTCTACTACTTTGTGCCCCTGGTCACCTTCTGGTTCGTCGTCATCTACGCCACCATGGCCATGTGGCCCCAGATACGGCAGAAGAAAGCAAACG GTAGTGGGATGTGGCACGTTGGGATTCTAGGGAAGCTGCTTGGGCTACTCCTGTTCATCTGCTTCTTTGCTTATTCACAG GGGTTATTTGAGAACATTTTCTCAGTATGGCCCATCTCCAAGCTCTTTGAGCTGAATGGAAGCATTCATGAGTGGTGGTTTAGGTGGAAGCTGGATCGATTT GCCATTATCCACGGCATGCTGTTTGCCTTTGTCTACCTGGTACTACAGAAGTGCCAGGGCCTCTCCGAGGAGAAAGGAGAGCCTCTCTTCTCCACCAGGATCTCCAACATTCTACTCCTCATCTCTGTGGTCTCATTCATG ACCTACTCCATATGGGCCAGCAGCTGTAAAAACAAGACCGAGTGCAACGAGCTGCATCCCTACATCTCAGGGCTCCAG ATCCTAGCCTTCATCTTAATCAGGAACATTCCCGGTTACTCCCGCTCTTTATACAGCTCATTCTTCGCATGGTTCGGGAAGATCTCCTTAGAG CTGTTCATCTGCCAGTACCACATCTGGCTGGCGGCGGACACCAAGGGCATCCTGGTGCTGATCCCAGGCAACCCCTCGCTCAACATCATCATCAGCACCTTCATCTTTGTGTGCGTGGCCCACGAGATCTCCGTGATCACCAACGACCTGGCCCAGGTGGCCATCCCCAAGGACGGGGGCGCCCTGCTCAGGAGGTTGCTGGTCGCCGGGGTCTTCACCCTGGGCCTACTGCTGGTGTCCAGGAGCGCTGAAGGGATCCAGGGAGGAGGCCACTGA
- the LOC115174016 gene encoding N-acetylneuraminate 9-O-acetyltransferase isoform X1, with translation MMEDEKHMQVVAVAASEKPEPAMPHATTVAEFGVVDAPVCSAPYHSAASHLSACCHGGAKMAFLAYSLGKREINQYFSIKNAKLLSVAAVILLTLFHTVSRYYGGGDTCEWLLSSGRYLGETVWQPYGCMMHKYKNTEAKTCLADKRVAFVGDSRIRQLFYSYIQIIDAAQSADGRKHENIIFEDRSASVNVDFLWYAEVNNSLKERLISWRKDPSIKPDVVIIGAATWSIKLHGGSSEALQQYRANLTAISLPLEQLAEDGEVYWVLQDPVHEEGLSDNRKMITNEQLELYNKVVLSTLNSNKKNSKARVRFLGALRQAAMEAIAQSADGLHLPESTRNVAAMVLMNAVCNKVLRPTDGSCCQSLPAPSLLQKLMACVFLGSALVFLVLHALGHNRPWKSRPTPPDVESGEEKKPATAASPLNHKAPFQALSKMGLIMVYFYLCDRANVFMKEQKFYTHSTFFIPLIYMFVLGIFYSENSKETKLLNREQTDEWKGWMQLVILIYHISGASVFIPVYMHVRVLVAAYLFQTGYGHFSFFWLKGDFGLYRVCQVLFRLNFLVVVLCLVMDRPYQFYYFVPLVTFWFVVIYATMAMWPQIRQKKANGSGMWHVGILGKLLGLLLFICFFAYSQGLFENIFSVWPISKLFELNGSIHEWWFRWKLDRFAIIHGMLFAFVYLVLQKCQGLSEEKGEPLFSTRISNILLLISVVSFMTYSIWASSCKNKTECNELHPYISGLQILAFILIRNIPGYSRSLYSSFFAWFGKISLELFICQYHIWLAADTKGILVLIPGNPSLNIIISTFIFVCVAHEISVITNDLAQVAIPKDGGALLRRLLVAGVFTLGLLLVSRSAEGIQGGGH, from the exons ATGATGGAAGATGAAAAGCATATGCAGGTGGTTGCAGTAGCAGCATCCGAGAAGCCCGAACCAGCCATGCCCCACGCAACAACAGTGGCGGAATTCGGAGTCGTGGACGCGCCggtgtgctcagccccctaccACTCCGCTGCATCTCATCTGTCTGCTTGTTGTCATGGAGGAGCCAAGATGGCGTTCCTGGCCTATAGCCTAGGCAAACGGGAAATAAATCAGTATTTTAGCATTAAAAATGCTAAATTATTATCCGTCGCTGCCGTCATTCTACTCACCTTGTTTCACACCGTTTCTCGGTATTATGGAG GCGGAGACACATGTGAGTGGCTGCTGTCCAGTGGGCGGTACCTGGGAGAGACCGTATGGCAGCCCTATGGCTGTATGATGCACAAATACAAAAATAC TGAAGCAAAGACTTGCCTTGCTGACAAAAGGGTGGCCTTCGTTGGTGATTCTAGAATACGGCAGCTATTCTATTCATACATCCAAATAATCGATGCTGCACAAAGTGCAGATGGAAGAAAG CACGAGAACATTATCTTTGAAGACAGGAGCGCTTCAGTCAATGTG GACTTCCTGTGGTATGCAGAAGTGAATAACTCTCTGAAGGAGCGCTTGATATCATGGAGAAAG GATCCTTCTATAAAACCAGATGTCGTCATCATCGGAGCTGCCACT TGGTCCATCAAGTTGCATGGGGGCAGCAGCGAGGCGCTGCAGCAGTACAGGGCCAACCTCACAGCCATCTCCTTGCCTCTGGAACAGCTGGCTGAGGATGGGGAGGTCTACTGGGTCTTACAGG accctGTCCACGAGGAGGGTCTGAGTGACAACAGGAAGATGATCACTAACGAGCAGCTGGAGCTATACAACAAGGTGGTGCTCAGCACTCTGAACAGCAACAAGAAGAACTCCAAGGCCAGAGTCAGGTTCCTGGGCGCCTTGCGCCAAGCTGCCATGGAAGCCATCGCCCAATCAGCTGACGGCCTGCACCTTCCTGAGAGCACCCGGAACGTG GCTGCCATGGTGCTGATGAACGCTGTGTGCAACAAGGTCCTGCGGCCCACCGACGGCTCCTGCTGCCAGTCCCTGCCGGCCCCCAGCCTCCTCCAGAAACTGATGGCCTGCGTCTTCCTGGGCTCAGCCCTGGTCTTTCTGGTGCTCCATGCTCTGGGCCACAACAG GCCCTGGAAGTCCCGGCCCACGCCCCCCGACGTGGAGAGTGGCGAAGAGAAAAAGCCGGCCACGGCAGCATCTCCACTCAACCACAAGGCTCCATTCCAGGCCCTGTCGAAGATGGGCCTCATCATGGTCTACTTCTACCTGTGTGACCGGGCCAACGTTTTTATGAAGGAGCAGAAGTTCTACACCCACTCCACCTTCTTCATCCCACTCATCTATATGTTTGTCCTGGGGATCTTCTACAGTGAGAACAGCAAGGAG ACCAAGCTGCTGAACAGAGAGCAGACTGACGAGTGGAAGGGCTGGATGCAGCTGGTCATCCTCATCTACCACATATCTGGAGCCAGCGTT TTCATCCCCGTGTACATGCATGTCCGTGTCCTGGTAGCAGCATACCTCTTCCAGACAGGATACGGACACTTCTCCTTCTTCTGGCTCAAAGGGGACTTTGGATTATACAGAGTGTGCCAG GTCCTGTTCCGTCTCAACTTCCTGGTGGTGGTGCTGTGTCTAGTGATGGACCGGCCGTACCAGTTCTACTACTTTGTGCCCCTGGTCACCTTCTGGTTCGTCGTCATCTACGCCACCATGGCCATGTGGCCCCAGATACGGCAGAAGAAAGCAAACG GTAGTGGGATGTGGCACGTTGGGATTCTAGGGAAGCTGCTTGGGCTACTCCTGTTCATCTGCTTCTTTGCTTATTCACAG GGGTTATTTGAGAACATTTTCTCAGTATGGCCCATCTCCAAGCTCTTTGAGCTGAATGGAAGCATTCATGAGTGGTGGTTTAGGTGGAAGCTGGATCGATTT GCCATTATCCACGGCATGCTGTTTGCCTTTGTCTACCTGGTACTACAGAAGTGCCAGGGCCTCTCCGAGGAGAAAGGAGAGCCTCTCTTCTCCACCAGGATCTCCAACATTCTACTCCTCATCTCTGTGGTCTCATTCATG ACCTACTCCATATGGGCCAGCAGCTGTAAAAACAAGACCGAGTGCAACGAGCTGCATCCCTACATCTCAGGGCTCCAG ATCCTAGCCTTCATCTTAATCAGGAACATTCCCGGTTACTCCCGCTCTTTATACAGCTCATTCTTCGCATGGTTCGGGAAGATCTCCTTAGAG CTGTTCATCTGCCAGTACCACATCTGGCTGGCGGCGGACACCAAGGGCATCCTGGTGCTGATCCCAGGCAACCCCTCGCTCAACATCATCATCAGCACCTTCATCTTTGTGTGCGTGGCCCACGAGATCTCCGTGATCACCAACGACCTGGCCCAGGTGGCCATCCCCAAGGACGGGGGCGCCCTGCTCAGGAGGTTGCTGGTCGCCGGGGTCTTCACCCTGGGCCTACTGCTGGTGTCCAGGAGCGCTGAAGGGATCCAGGGAGGAGGCCACTGA